DNA from Krasilnikovia cinnamomea:
TACATCGACGAACGGCTGGCCATCCTCATCGAGCACGCCATCCGCGCGGGTACCCCGATCTCGGCGGCCCTGGTCGACCTCGACCACTTCAAGCGGGTCAACGACACGCTCTCGCACGCCACCGGCGACGCCGTACTCATCCAGATCGCCGGCCTGCTGGCCGACGCGGCGGCCGGGTCCGCGGTCGCCGGGCGCCTCGGCGGCGAGGAGTTCGTGCTCGTCTTCCCCGACATCGGTGCCGAGGAGGCGCACCGGCGCTGCGAACAGCTGCGCGAGGCGATCGCCGCGCACGACTGGCAGCCGATCACCGGCCGGATGACCGTGACCGCCAGCCTGGGGCTCACCACCGCCGCCAACGGCCAGACCAGCCCGTCGGCGCTGCTGGCGGCCGCCGACCGCAACCTGTACGCGGCCAAGCGCACCGGCCGCAACCGGGTCATGGCCGACCCGGTCACCCCGTGACCCGTCAGCCCCGCTTGATCGGTACGCAGTTGCCGGTCCGGTAGTTGCCCTGGTCGTCCTCCACGAGGCCGTGGTGGGAGTTCGCGATCCGGGCGCACACCTTCGGCGCGTCGCCGATGGCCTTGGTGTAGCGCTGGTCGTCTGTGTCGAGCACCGACGTCTTGCGATCGTCGACGTACCAGAAGCCCTTCTGGTCGCCGGCCTGCTCACCCATGATCGCGTCCGGTGGGGTGATGCCGTCGCTGCCCCAGATGTGCAGGTGGTAGCCGCCCTTGACGGCGAGCGGGGTGCCGTCGAAGTCCCCGTCGTACTCGAGGGTGAACTTGCCGCCGGAAACCTTCGCCGAGGTGAGGCAGACCCAGCGCGGGTTGCTCTTGATCTCGTCGGTGCACTGTTCGTCGGCCGGGACCGCGGGGGCCGTGGCCGCCGTCGTCCGGCCGCCGTCCGCCGCCTTGCGGTCGCCGTCGCCCGCGTTGCGGTTCGTGTACGCCCAGGCCGCGGCGCCGCCGCCGAGCAGGACGACCAGCACCGCGCCGGCCGCCAGCAGGGCCACCCGGCCCCGGCCGCGCGACGACGTCGACGTGGCACCGGCGGCCGAGGCCGACACGAACGTCGTGGTCCGCCCGGTCGGGTCGCCGCCCGGCGCCGGAACGCCCGCGTTGCCGACCACGGTCGCGGCGGGCAGCGCCGGCTGGAGCACGCGCGTCGAGGGGTCGGGGGTCATGGACCCACCGCGATACGTCGCCGGGACCGGCCCGCCCGAGGCTGCCGGGCTGACCACCGGAACCGGGGGTGCCGCCGGGCTGGCGGGCGGCCTCGCCTGCGCGGCGGCGGGTGCCGCCTGCTGCCGGGGCGGGGTCGCGGCCGCCGCCGGGGCGGCGGGTGTGGCCGGGGCGGCGGGTGCGGCCGGGGCGGCGGCTGCTGCCGGTTGGCGGGCCGGGGCCGGGGTCGCGGCCGCCGCCGGGGTGGCCGGCTTCGCCAGCTCTCCGCCCGCCAGCCAGGCCGCGCCGAGCGCGACCGCGTGCTTGGGATGCGCGTCGACCACCACCGGGCGGCCCACCTCCGAGCCGACCAGCTGGGCGACGATCGGCATCCGGGACGAGCCGCCCACCAGCAGCACCGAATGCACCTCGTCCGGGTCGCAGTCGGCGGACCGGATCGCCCGCTGCAGCGCCTCGACGGAGCCGTGCAGCGCCGGGCGGACCATCGCCTCGAACTCGGCCCGGGTGAGCCGGACCTCGGTGGACACGTTGGGCAGCAGCACCGGGATCGTCGTGTCGGTGTCCGACGACAGCGCCTCCTTGGCCTGCACGCACTCGTCGCGCAGCCGGACCACCGCGTTGATCACCGCCGGATCGTCCTCGTCCAGCTCCTCCAGCTTGCCGCCCAGCGCCGTACGGACGTGGTTGAAGACGGCGGCGTCGAAGTCGGTGCCGCCGAGGCGCTCGATGCCCTCGGGCTGGCCCAGCACCTCGAACCCGGTCGCGGTCTTGCGCAGCACCGCCGCGTCGAAGGTGCCGCCGCCCAGGTCGTACACGGCCACGACGGTGCCCTGCTCGACGCGCTGCTGCTGGGTGTAGTTGACCGCGGCCGCCTCGGGCTCGCTGGCGTAGGTCACCGGCACGTCGAGGTCCGCCATCCGCGCGGC
Protein-coding regions in this window:
- a CDS encoding Hsp70 family protein yields the protein MYALGIDLGTTFTAAAIWRDGRAETVSLGDRSAAIPSVVLLRQDETFLTGDAAHRRGFSEPQRVAREFKRRLGDTTPILLGGVPQSAEALMSRLLRWVVDEVSRREGSRPDVVCVTHPANWGPYKMDLLRQAARMADLDVPVTYASEPEAAAVNYTQQQRVEQGTVVAVYDLGGGTFDAAVLRKTATGFEVLGQPEGIERLGGTDFDAAVFNHVRTALGGKLEELDEDDPAVINAVVRLRDECVQAKEALSSDTDTTIPVLLPNVSTEVRLTRAEFEAMVRPALHGSVEALQRAIRSADCDPDEVHSVLLVGGSSRMPIVAQLVGSEVGRPVVVDAHPKHAVALGAAWLAGGELAKPATPAAAATPAPARQPAAAAAPAAPAAPATPAAPAAAATPPRQQAAPAAAQARPPASPAAPPVPVVSPAASGGPVPATYRGGSMTPDPSTRVLQPALPAATVVGNAGVPAPGGDPTGRTTTFVSASAAGATSTSSRGRGRVALLAAGAVLVVLLGGGAAAWAYTNRNAGDGDRKAADGGRTTAATAPAVPADEQCTDEIKSNPRWVCLTSAKVSGGKFTLEYDGDFDGTPLAVKGGYHLHIWGSDGITPPDAIMGEQAGDQKGFWYVDDRKTSVLDTDDQRYTKAIGDAPKVCARIANSHHGLVEDDQGNYRTGNCVPIKRG